One genomic segment of Salmo trutta unplaced genomic scaffold, fSalTru1.1, whole genome shotgun sequence includes these proteins:
- the LOC115188787 gene encoding cell surface A33 antigen → MMASQKGMFAGVLLCLVVSMTVALQVSIPEQSYEFARGDNITIPCTFKPKNPINNLVIISWLAEADKPGEPEVTILTSYSTGELDITDRYEGRVSLEQDIAKGVANLKLSSISLLDNRLFECRVSIPKDDKGQLADTTRLVVLVAPSVPICKIDGRAEYFQNISLTCLSEEGSPLPTYKWQGYDVKNMPRAPAPKTTDKDGVLSLFNLTMESSGYYICTSTNKIRSAKCNLTLSVMPPSMTMGSTAGIIGGVVVGVLVLLIILLYCCCCRKKKDKAEEYAMGVPEGEEFHDDKPVVNGEVRQTRSKEDDDDHPPKIVDRHDQYKERSEKDYDDRRSDYDDRRSDYDDRRDGYDDRRSDYGDRRSDYDDRRDQDDRYSDRRDRYDRDRVYDERSDGGRYSDRYDDRDRPPSVPANKPAKPSKNRID, encoded by the exons tcGTGTCCATGACTGTAGCTTTACAGGTGTCCATCCCTGAGCAGTCCTATGAGTTCGCCAGGGGAGACAACATCACTATACCATGCACCTTCAAACCCAAGAACCCAATCAACAATCTGGTCATCATATCCTGGTTGGCTGAAGCAGACAAACCCGGAGAGCCAGAG GTGACCATCCTCACCTCCTACTCTACTGGTGAACTGGACATCACTGACCGGTATGAAGGAAGAGTTTCCCTGGAGCAGGACATAGCTAAAGGAGTAGCCAACCTGAAGCTGTCCTCCATCAGTCTCCTGGACAACCGACTATTCGAGTGTCGGGTCTCCATCCCCAAGGATGACAAGGGTCAGCTGGCTGATACCACCCGTCTGGTGGTCCTGG TGGCTCCCTCTGTGCCTATCTGTAAGATTGATGGGAGGGCAGAGTACTTCCAGAACATCAGTCTCACCTGTCTGTCTGAAGAGggctctcctctccctacctacAAGTGGCAAGGCTACGACGTCAAAAACATGCCCCGAGCACCTGCACCCAAGACAACAGACA AGGATGGTGTCCTGTCTCTCTTCAACCTCACCATGGAATCCTCAGGATACTACATCTGTACCTCCACTAATAAGATCCGCAGTGCCAAATGCAACCTGACGCTGTCCGTCATGCCAC CGTCTATGACCATGGGTTCAACAGCAGGTATCATTGGCGGCGTTGTGGTTGGTGTTCTGGTGCTGCTCATCATCCTcctctactgctgctgctgcagaaAGAAGAAGGACAAGGCAGAGGAGTACGCTATGGG GGTTCCAGAGGGGGAGGAGTTCCACGACGACAAACCTGTGGTGAACGGCGAGGTTCGCCAGACGCGAAGCAAGGAAGACGACGATGACCACCCACCAAAGATCGTGGACCGCCACGACCAGTACAAGGAACGCAGCGAGAAGGACTACGATGACCGTCGCAGCGACTACGATGACCGTCGCAGCGACTACGATGACCGCCGCGATGGCTATGATGACCGCCGCAGCGACTACGGTGACCGCCGCAGCGACTACGATGACCGCAGGGACCAGGACGACCGCTACTCTGACCGCCGTGACCGGTACGACCGTGATCGTGTTTACGATGAACGCAGCGACGGCGGACGGTACAGTGATCGTTATGATGACCGTGACAGACCTCCCAGTGTACCCGCCAATAAACCTGCTAAGCCTTCTAAAAATAGAATAGATTAG